One Kiloniellales bacterium genomic window carries:
- a CDS encoding dienelactone hydrolase family protein, which yields MPDITIKGADGEFGAYLAMPSGTPAAGVVVAQEIFGVNQVMRGVCDWLAGQGYLACCPDLFWRIEPGIQITDKTEAEWKRAFELFGLFDVDKGIEDMKATLGALRAHEACSGKVGTVGYCLGGKIAYLMATRSDADCNISYYGVGLDELLGEAGSIAKPAMLHVAEKDQFVPAEAQAKIKAGLEGHAQVTLHVYQGQDHAFAREGGEHYNKASADLANGRTLDFFKANLS from the coding sequence ATGCCCGACATCACGATCAAGGGCGCCGACGGCGAGTTCGGCGCCTATCTCGCCATGCCGTCCGGCACGCCGGCGGCCGGCGTCGTCGTCGCCCAGGAGATCTTCGGCGTCAACCAGGTCATGCGCGGCGTCTGCGACTGGCTGGCTGGCCAGGGCTACCTGGCCTGCTGCCCGGACCTGTTCTGGCGCATCGAGCCGGGCATTCAGATCACCGACAAGACCGAGGCCGAGTGGAAGCGGGCCTTCGAACTGTTCGGCCTGTTCGACGTCGACAAAGGCATCGAGGACATGAAGGCGACGCTCGGCGCGCTGCGCGCCCACGAGGCCTGCTCGGGCAAAGTCGGCACGGTCGGATACTGCCTCGGCGGCAAGATCGCCTACCTGATGGCGACCCGCTCCGACGCCGACTGCAACATCAGCTACTACGGCGTCGGCCTGGACGAGCTGCTCGGGGAAGCGGGCAGCATCGCCAAGCCGGCGATGCTCCACGTCGCCGAGAAGGACCAGTTCGTGCCGGCCGAGGCCCAGGCCAAGATCAAGGCCGGTCTCGAGGGCCACGCCCAGGTGACGCTCCACGTCTACCAGGGCCAGGACCACGCCTTCGCGCGCGAGGGGGGCGAGCACTACAACAAGGCCTCGGCGGATCTGGCCAACGGCCGGACCCTCGACTTCTTCAAGGCGAACCTCTCATGA
- a CDS encoding (2Fe-2S) ferredoxin domain-containing protein produces MADGETSIEGGDPALFYRRHVFCCTNERPAGHPRGCCKEKKAIALRNHMKAKAKELGLTDVRINAAGCLDRCELGPTMVIYPEGVWYSYRTIADVEEILREHVVAGRRVERLMLRPEDEAP; encoded by the coding sequence GTGGCGGACGGAGAGACTTCCATCGAGGGCGGCGACCCCGCCCTCTTCTACCGGCGGCACGTCTTCTGCTGCACCAACGAGCGGCCGGCGGGCCACCCACGGGGATGCTGCAAGGAGAAGAAGGCGATCGCCCTGCGCAATCACATGAAGGCGAAGGCCAAGGAACTGGGCCTGACCGACGTGCGCATCAACGCGGCCGGCTGCCTGGACCGCTGCGAGCTGGGGCCGACCATGGTGATCTACCCCGAGGGCGTCTGGTACAGCTACCGGACCATCGCGGACGTCGAAGAGATCCTGCGCGAGCACGTCGTGGCCGGCCGCCGCGTGGAACGTCTGATGCTCCGGCCCGAGGACGAGGCGCCGTAA
- a CDS encoding thioredoxin domain-containing protein: MSENRLAGETSPYLLQHKDNPVHWYPWGEAAFAAARDSGRPVLLSVGYAACHWCHVMAHESFEDEDTAAVMNELFVNIKVDREERPDLDTIYQSALALLGEQGGWPLTMFLTADGAPFWGGTYFPPAPRFGRPAFEQVLRQIAAAYREKQDAVAQNADQIQAKLAELSQNLPGQVFGAAVNDQVAERLVREFDPFHGGLGHAPKFPQPSILKLIWRAWKRSDAEPYRKAVETTLIRMSQGGIYDHLGGGYARYAVDNRWLVPHFEKMLYDNAQLIELLTWAWQETGDPLYETRVRETVGWALREMIAKTEGDAPSGAFASSYDADSEGEEGKFYVWQAEEIDRLLGPDAETFKAAYDVTPGGNWEGHTILNRLGQDSLFDEGQEAALSRSRNVLFEARAERPWPGWDDKVLADWNGLMIAALARAAAVFGEPGWLAAAQSAFRFVTETMTVDGRLRHAWRRGKLNHPATLDDYANLCEAALALHEVTGLLSYIDQAVAWLDILDAHYWDSDSGGYFLTAADTERLIVRTKTVHDNATPAGNGTLAGVLARLYHLTGEHRHRDRAEALIGAFAGELQRNIFPLATLLNGVELLENALQVVVLGDRDSPAVRALLAPVTGTCLPNLVLQVIDDTGTLQTGHPARGKARVEDKATVYLCRGTTCSLPITDPEELARALAA, from the coding sequence ATGTCCGAGAACCGCCTCGCCGGGGAAACCAGTCCCTACCTCCTACAGCACAAGGACAATCCCGTCCATTGGTATCCCTGGGGCGAGGCGGCCTTCGCCGCCGCCCGCGACAGCGGCCGGCCGGTCCTGCTCTCGGTCGGCTACGCCGCCTGCCACTGGTGCCACGTCATGGCCCACGAGTCCTTCGAGGACGAGGACACGGCGGCGGTCATGAACGAGCTCTTCGTCAACATCAAGGTCGACCGCGAGGAGCGCCCCGACCTGGACACCATCTACCAGTCGGCGCTCGCCCTCCTGGGCGAGCAGGGCGGCTGGCCCCTGACCATGTTCCTGACCGCCGACGGCGCGCCCTTCTGGGGCGGCACCTACTTCCCGCCGGCGCCGCGCTTCGGGCGGCCGGCGTTCGAGCAGGTGCTCCGCCAGATCGCCGCGGCCTACCGCGAAAAGCAGGACGCCGTGGCCCAGAACGCGGACCAGATCCAGGCGAAGCTCGCCGAGCTGTCGCAGAATCTCCCCGGCCAGGTCTTCGGCGCGGCGGTCAACGATCAGGTCGCCGAGCGTCTGGTGCGGGAGTTCGACCCCTTCCACGGCGGTCTGGGCCACGCGCCGAAATTTCCCCAGCCTTCGATCCTCAAGCTGATCTGGCGCGCCTGGAAGCGCAGCGATGCCGAGCCCTACCGCAAGGCGGTCGAGACGACTCTCATCCGGATGTCCCAGGGCGGCATCTACGATCACCTGGGCGGCGGCTACGCGCGCTACGCCGTGGACAACCGCTGGCTCGTGCCGCACTTCGAGAAGATGCTCTACGACAACGCCCAGCTGATCGAGCTGCTGACCTGGGCCTGGCAGGAGACCGGCGACCCGCTCTACGAGACTCGCGTGCGCGAAACCGTCGGCTGGGCGCTGCGCGAGATGATCGCGAAGACGGAGGGCGACGCGCCGAGCGGCGCCTTCGCCTCGTCGTACGACGCCGACAGCGAGGGCGAGGAGGGCAAGTTCTACGTCTGGCAGGCCGAGGAGATCGACCGCCTGCTCGGGCCCGACGCCGAGACCTTCAAGGCGGCCTACGACGTCACGCCGGGCGGCAACTGGGAGGGCCACACGATCCTGAACCGGCTCGGTCAGGATTCCCTCTTCGACGAGGGACAGGAGGCCGCCCTGTCGCGTTCGCGCAACGTCCTCTTCGAGGCCCGCGCCGAGCGGCCCTGGCCGGGCTGGGACGACAAGGTCCTAGCCGACTGGAACGGGCTGATGATCGCCGCCCTGGCACGCGCCGCCGCGGTGTTCGGCGAACCGGGCTGGCTCGCCGCCGCCCAGTCCGCCTTCCGCTTCGTGACCGAGACCATGACGGTGGACGGGCGGCTGCGCCACGCCTGGCGCCGGGGCAAGCTGAACCACCCGGCGACCCTGGACGACTACGCCAATCTCTGCGAAGCCGCCCTGGCGCTGCACGAGGTTACAGGACTATTGTCCTATATCGATCAAGCCGTGGCCTGGCTCGACATCCTGGACGCCCACTACTGGGACAGCGACTCGGGCGGCTACTTCCTGACCGCGGCGGACACGGAGCGGCTGATCGTGCGCACCAAGACGGTCCACGACAATGCCACCCCGGCCGGCAACGGCACCCTGGCGGGGGTCCTCGCCCGGCTCTACCACCTCACCGGCGAGCACCGGCACCGCGACCGCGCGGAAGCGCTGATCGGCGCCTTCGCCGGCGAGCTGCAGCGCAACATCTTTCCTCTCGCGACCCTGCTGAACGGGGTCGAGCTTCTGGAGAACGCGCTCCAGGTGGTCGTCCTCGGCGACCGCGACTCGCCCGCCGTCCGGGCGCTGCTCGCCCCGGTGACCGGGACCTGCCTGCCCAACCTCGTGCTCCAGGTGATCGACGACACCGGCACCCTGCAGACCGGTCACCCGGCCCGCGGCAAGGCCCGCGTCGAGGACAAGGCGACGGTCTACCTGTGCCGCGGCACGACCTGCTCGCTGCCGATCACCGACCCGGAAGAGCTGGCGCGCGCCCTCGCGGCCTAG
- a CDS encoding quinone oxidoreductase yields the protein MTHAIRIHQPGGADALSWDEVDVGKPGPGEVRLEQTAVGLNYIDVYHRSGLYPLPQMPAVIGMEAAGRVEAVGEGVTELQPGDRVAYAAAPPGAYAEARVLPAHRVVKLPDGISDRQAAGMMLQGMTVEYLIRRTYRVKAGDTVLFHAAAGGVGLIACQWLKALGVTVIGTVGSEEKAALAKAHGCTHTINYRSENFAERVKEITGGAGVPVVYDSVGKDTFEGSLESLAPLGMMVTFGNASGPVPPFDLGRLAALGSLFITRPTLMTYTAKREDLVASAQALFGVVTDGSVKIEVKQTYPLKETAQAHRDLEGRKTTGSTVLLP from the coding sequence ATGACCCACGCGATCCGCATCCACCAGCCCGGCGGCGCGGACGCGCTCTCCTGGGACGAGGTCGACGTCGGCAAGCCCGGTCCCGGCGAGGTCCGGCTGGAACAGACGGCGGTCGGCCTCAACTACATCGACGTCTACCACCGCAGCGGGCTCTACCCCCTGCCGCAGATGCCGGCGGTCATCGGCATGGAGGCGGCCGGCCGGGTCGAAGCCGTGGGCGAGGGGGTGACCGAGCTCCAGCCCGGCGACCGGGTCGCCTATGCCGCCGCGCCGCCCGGCGCCTACGCCGAGGCGCGGGTCCTGCCGGCCCACCGCGTGGTCAAGCTGCCCGATGGCATCTCCGACCGGCAGGCCGCCGGCATGATGCTGCAGGGCATGACCGTCGAGTACCTGATCCGCCGCACCTACCGGGTGAAGGCGGGAGACACGGTGCTGTTCCACGCCGCCGCCGGCGGGGTCGGCCTGATCGCCTGCCAGTGGCTCAAGGCGCTCGGCGTCACCGTGATCGGCACGGTCGGCTCCGAGGAGAAGGCGGCGCTCGCCAAGGCCCACGGCTGCACCCATACGATCAACTATCGGAGCGAAAACTTCGCCGAACGGGTCAAGGAGATCACCGGCGGCGCCGGCGTCCCCGTGGTCTACGACTCGGTCGGCAAGGACACCTTCGAGGGCTCCCTCGAGTCTCTGGCGCCGCTCGGCATGATGGTCACCTTCGGCAACGCCTCGGGCCCAGTCCCGCCCTTCGACCTCGGGCGGCTGGCGGCGCTCGGCTCGCTGTTCATCACCCGACCGACCCTGATGACCTACACCGCGAAGCGCGAGGACCTCGTGGCCAGCGCCCAGGCTCTTTTCGGGGTCGTAACGGACGGCAGCGTCAAGATCGAGGTCAAGCAGACCTATCCCCTGAAGGAGACGGCCCAGGCCCACCGCGACCTGGAGGGCCGCAAGACCACGGGCTCGACCGTTCTGCTGCCGTAA